In Zingiber officinale cultivar Zhangliang chromosome 6A, Zo_v1.1, whole genome shotgun sequence, a single genomic region encodes these proteins:
- the LOC121996835 gene encoding serine incorporator 3-like isoform X4: MESVGNIVEEIDRSCGDEQRLEGPSINQKSDMYSTKRKQSLEARYVYGCIFLITNILAWLFRDYGHKLPHRLLSKRVCGAEGKNCVDAGGVLRLSLGCFIFFSFMGVTTWGVHKLQEVRNQWHSSWWASKCLIYLLSIMGPFIISENIIQLYGEIARIGAGIFLLLQLISMIHFLSWCDSQWISDLQPNKCGLFGLFLSTVFYTASFFGIIMMYYVYALDSTCIINIFIITWTTALVTVIMIVSLHSKVNAGLLSSAIMGSYIVFLCWSAIHSEPAMEKCNKRKRTDRDDMTTILSSSSSLSMK; encoded by the exons ATGGAATCTGTTGGAAATATTGTAGAGGAAATTGACAGAAGTTGTGGAGATGAGCAAAGGCTAGAGGGCCCAAGTATAAATCAAAAGAGTGATATGTATTCGACTAAAAGGAAGCAATCTTTGGAAGCTCGATATGTTTATGGGTGTATATTCTTGATAACAAACATATTGGCTTGGTTATTTCGTGACTATGGCCATAAACTTCCCCATCGCTTACTTT CTAAAAGGGTATGTGGAGCTGAAGGAAAAAACTGTGTTGATGCTGGAGGAGTTCTTCGATTGAGCTTGGGATGTTTT aTATTTTTCTCATTCATGGGTGTCACTACTTGGGGTGTTCACAAGTTGCAAGAAGTTCGGAATCAATGGCATTCTAGTTGGTGGGCATCAAAATGTTTGATTTATCTTTTGTCAATAATGGGCCCGTTCATCATCTCAGAAAACATTATCCAATTATATG GTGAAATTGCTCGTATTGGCGCAGG GATATTTCTTCTTTTACAACTCATTAGTATGATTCACTTCCTTTCATGGTGTGACAGTCAGTGGATATCAGATTTGCAGCCAAACAAATG TGGCTTGTTTGGACTGTTCTTGTCCACTGTCTTCTACACTGCTTCATTCTTTGGAATAATTATGATGTACTATGTGTATGCACTGGACTCAACTTGTATTATCAACATATTCATCATcacatggacaactgcattggTTACAGTTATAATGATCGTATCGCTTCATTCTAAG GTTAATGCAGGGCTTTTATCTTCTGCAATCATGGGTTCATACATTGTTTTCCTTTGCTGGTCTGCAATTCATAG TGAACCTGCTATGGAGAAATGTAACAAAAGAAAGAGAACGGACAGAGATGACATGACGACTATACTT TCATCATCTAGTTCTCTTAGCATGAAGTAA
- the LOC121996835 gene encoding serine incorporator 3-like isoform X3, which translates to MESVGNIVEEIDRSCGDEQRLEGPSINQKSDMYSTKRKQSLEARYVYGCIFLITNILAWLFRDYGHKLPHRLLSKRVCGAEGKNCVDAGGVLRLSLGCFIFFSFMGVTTWGVHKLQEVRNQWHSSWWASKCLIYLLSIMGPFIISENIIQLYGEIARIGAGIFLLLQLISMIHFLSWCDSQWISDLQPNKCGLFGLFLSTVFYTASFFGIIMMYYVYALDSTCIINIFIITWTTALVTVIMIVSLHSKVNAGLLSSAIMGSYIVFLCWSAIHSEPAMEKCNKRKRTDRDDMTTILSFFIAIGAIVMATFSTGTDSNSFQLLFLTYS; encoded by the exons ATGGAATCTGTTGGAAATATTGTAGAGGAAATTGACAGAAGTTGTGGAGATGAGCAAAGGCTAGAGGGCCCAAGTATAAATCAAAAGAGTGATATGTATTCGACTAAAAGGAAGCAATCTTTGGAAGCTCGATATGTTTATGGGTGTATATTCTTGATAACAAACATATTGGCTTGGTTATTTCGTGACTATGGCCATAAACTTCCCCATCGCTTACTTT CTAAAAGGGTATGTGGAGCTGAAGGAAAAAACTGTGTTGATGCTGGAGGAGTTCTTCGATTGAGCTTGGGATGTTTT aTATTTTTCTCATTCATGGGTGTCACTACTTGGGGTGTTCACAAGTTGCAAGAAGTTCGGAATCAATGGCATTCTAGTTGGTGGGCATCAAAATGTTTGATTTATCTTTTGTCAATAATGGGCCCGTTCATCATCTCAGAAAACATTATCCAATTATATG GTGAAATTGCTCGTATTGGCGCAGG GATATTTCTTCTTTTACAACTCATTAGTATGATTCACTTCCTTTCATGGTGTGACAGTCAGTGGATATCAGATTTGCAGCCAAACAAATG TGGCTTGTTTGGACTGTTCTTGTCCACTGTCTTCTACACTGCTTCATTCTTTGGAATAATTATGATGTACTATGTGTATGCACTGGACTCAACTTGTATTATCAACATATTCATCATcacatggacaactgcattggTTACAGTTATAATGATCGTATCGCTTCATTCTAAG GTTAATGCAGGGCTTTTATCTTCTGCAATCATGGGTTCATACATTGTTTTCCTTTGCTGGTCTGCAATTCATAG TGAACCTGCTATGGAGAAATGTAACAAAAGAAAGAGAACGGACAGAGATGACATGACGACTATACTT AGTTTCTTTATTGCTATTGGTGCAATCGTAATGGCAACCTTTTCAACTGGGACAGATTCAAACTCTTTTCAG TTATTGTTTCTTACCTACAGTTAA
- the LOC121996836 gene encoding cilia- and flagella-associated protein 20-like, with amino-acid sequence MFKNTFQSGFLSILYSLGTKPLQIWDKEVVNGQVRRLQDEDIQSNVLEIIGSNVQSTYITCPADPNATLGIKLSFLVMIVKNLKKYFSFEIQILDDKNVRRRFRASNFQSVTRVKPFICTMPISLEDGWNNIQLNLTDLTRRAYGTNYVETLRVQVHANCRLRRIYFSDRLYSEEELPPELKLYLPMQKHNT; translated from the exons ATGTTCAAGAACACATTCCAGTCTGGTTTCTTATCCATTCTCTACAGCCTTGG GACCAAACCTCTGCAGATATGGGACAAAGAAG TTGTCAATGGACAGGTGAGACGACTACAGGATGAAGATATCCAATCAAATGTTCTTGAAATAATTGGCTCAAATGTGCAGTCAACTTATATTACATGCCCAGCTGATCCTAACGCGACTCTTGGCATCAAGTTATCTTTTCTGGTCATGATCGTAAAGAATTTAAAAAAGTATTTCTCTTTTGAGATACAGATTTTGGATGATAAGAATGTTCGTCGCCGTTTCAGAGCTTCAAATTTTCAG TCTGTTACCCGAGTGAAGCCATTTATCTGCACCATGCCTATTTCACTGGAAGATGGATGGAACAACATTCAACTAAACCTTACCGATTTAACGAGAAGGGCATATGGCACTAATTATGTGGAGACTCTGAGAGTGCAGGTCCATGCAAACTGCCGTCTCAGAAGAATTTATTTCTCTGACCGACTCTACTCAGAGGAAGAGCTTCCACCCGAGCTGAAGTTGTATCTCCCAATGCAA AAGCACAACACCTAA
- the LOC121996837 gene encoding photosystem I reaction center subunit IV, chloroplastic-like, with product MASSTGFSLASAASRFAPASGLPSAGNSPFRTLTFSKPSRKLVVRAEDESAPPPPPPPPPPPPPAEGEAPKAAAKQPPPPPPPIGPKRGTEVKILRKESYWYKGVGSVVTVDQDPKTRYPVVVRFTKVNYAGVSTNNYALDEIQEL from the exons ATGGCGAGCTCCACCGGCTTCAGCTTGGCGTCCGCCGCCTCAAGATTCGCGCCCGCCTCCGGTCTCCCCTCCGCCGGCAACTCACCCTTCCGCACCCTCACCTTCTCCAAGCCCAGCAGGAAGCTGGTGGTCCGAGCTGAGGATGAGtcggcgccgccgccgccgccgccgccgccgcctcctcctcctccggccGAAGGCGAAGCTCCCAAAGCTGCCGCCAagcagccgccgccgccgcctccaccAATTGGCCCCAAAAGAGGCACAGAG GTGAAGATACTCCGGAAAGAATCCTACTGGTACAAGGGAGTTGGATCAGTAGTGACCGTGGACCAG GATCCCAAGACTCGCTACCCTGTCGTGGTTCGGTTCACCAAGGTTAACTACGCAGGCGTCTCCACCAACAACTACGCTTTGGATGAGATTCAAGAACTGTGA
- the LOC121996835 gene encoding probable serine incorporator isoform X2 yields MERKSALFSSGLAPSAKRVCGAEGKNCVDAGGVLRLSLGCFIFFSFMGVTTWGVHKLQEVRNQWHSSWWASKCLIYLLSIMGPFIISENIIQLYGEIARIGAGIFLLLQLISMIHFLSWCDSQWISDLQPNKCGLFGLFLSTVFYTASFFGIIMMYYVYALDSTCIINIFIITWTTALVTVIMIVSLHSKVNAGLLSSAIMGSYIVFLCWSAIHSEPAMEKCNKRKRTDRDDMTTILSFFIAIGAIVMATFSTGTDSNSFQLKKNEVQSADDAPYNYATFHFIFSMGSMYFAMLFINWQLNQPTKKWSIDVGWVSTWIKIANECLAASIYLWKLMYPLIMKGTAISHEEFVQNANNSV; encoded by the exons ATGGAGAGGAAAAGTGCACTTTTCAGCTCCGGATTGGCACCTTCAG CTAAAAGGGTATGTGGAGCTGAAGGAAAAAACTGTGTTGATGCTGGAGGAGTTCTTCGATTGAGCTTGGGATGTTTT aTATTTTTCTCATTCATGGGTGTCACTACTTGGGGTGTTCACAAGTTGCAAGAAGTTCGGAATCAATGGCATTCTAGTTGGTGGGCATCAAAATGTTTGATTTATCTTTTGTCAATAATGGGCCCGTTCATCATCTCAGAAAACATTATCCAATTATATG GTGAAATTGCTCGTATTGGCGCAGG GATATTTCTTCTTTTACAACTCATTAGTATGATTCACTTCCTTTCATGGTGTGACAGTCAGTGGATATCAGATTTGCAGCCAAACAAATG TGGCTTGTTTGGACTGTTCTTGTCCACTGTCTTCTACACTGCTTCATTCTTTGGAATAATTATGATGTACTATGTGTATGCACTGGACTCAACTTGTATTATCAACATATTCATCATcacatggacaactgcattggTTACAGTTATAATGATCGTATCGCTTCATTCTAAG GTTAATGCAGGGCTTTTATCTTCTGCAATCATGGGTTCATACATTGTTTTCCTTTGCTGGTCTGCAATTCATAG TGAACCTGCTATGGAGAAATGTAACAAAAGAAAGAGAACGGACAGAGATGACATGACGACTATACTT AGTTTCTTTATTGCTATTGGTGCAATCGTAATGGCAACCTTTTCAACTGGGACAGATTCAAACTCTTTTCAG TTAAAAAAAAATGAGGTTCAATCTGCAGATGATGCACCTTATAACTATGCAACATTCCACTTCATATTCTCAATGGGATCTATGTACTTTGCAATGTTGTTCATTAACTGGCAACTAAACCAACCAACCAAAAA ATGGAGCATTGACGTTGGCTGGGTTAGTACATGGATTAAAATTGCCAATGAATGTCTTGCTGCCAGCATATACT TGTGGAAACTGATGTACCCTCTCATTATGAAGGGAACAGCCATAAGTCATGAAGAATTTGTGCAGAATGCAAACAATTCAGTATGA
- the LOC121996835 gene encoding probable serine incorporator isoform X1, with product MESVGNIVEEIDRSCGDEQRLEGPSINQKSDMYSTKRKQSLEARYVYGCIFLITNILAWLFRDYGHKLPHRLLSKRVCGAEGKNCVDAGGVLRLSLGCFIFFSFMGVTTWGVHKLQEVRNQWHSSWWASKCLIYLLSIMGPFIISENIIQLYGEIARIGAGIFLLLQLISMIHFLSWCDSQWISDLQPNKCGLFGLFLSTVFYTASFFGIIMMYYVYALDSTCIINIFIITWTTALVTVIMIVSLHSKVNAGLLSSAIMGSYIVFLCWSAIHSEPAMEKCNKRKRTDRDDMTTILSFFIAIGAIVMATFSTGTDSNSFQLKKNEVQSADDAPYNYATFHFIFSMGSMYFAMLFINWQLNQPTKKWSIDVGWVSTWIKIANECLAASIYLWKLMYPLIMKGTAISHEEFVQNANNSV from the exons ATGGAATCTGTTGGAAATATTGTAGAGGAAATTGACAGAAGTTGTGGAGATGAGCAAAGGCTAGAGGGCCCAAGTATAAATCAAAAGAGTGATATGTATTCGACTAAAAGGAAGCAATCTTTGGAAGCTCGATATGTTTATGGGTGTATATTCTTGATAACAAACATATTGGCTTGGTTATTTCGTGACTATGGCCATAAACTTCCCCATCGCTTACTTT CTAAAAGGGTATGTGGAGCTGAAGGAAAAAACTGTGTTGATGCTGGAGGAGTTCTTCGATTGAGCTTGGGATGTTTT aTATTTTTCTCATTCATGGGTGTCACTACTTGGGGTGTTCACAAGTTGCAAGAAGTTCGGAATCAATGGCATTCTAGTTGGTGGGCATCAAAATGTTTGATTTATCTTTTGTCAATAATGGGCCCGTTCATCATCTCAGAAAACATTATCCAATTATATG GTGAAATTGCTCGTATTGGCGCAGG GATATTTCTTCTTTTACAACTCATTAGTATGATTCACTTCCTTTCATGGTGTGACAGTCAGTGGATATCAGATTTGCAGCCAAACAAATG TGGCTTGTTTGGACTGTTCTTGTCCACTGTCTTCTACACTGCTTCATTCTTTGGAATAATTATGATGTACTATGTGTATGCACTGGACTCAACTTGTATTATCAACATATTCATCATcacatggacaactgcattggTTACAGTTATAATGATCGTATCGCTTCATTCTAAG GTTAATGCAGGGCTTTTATCTTCTGCAATCATGGGTTCATACATTGTTTTCCTTTGCTGGTCTGCAATTCATAG TGAACCTGCTATGGAGAAATGTAACAAAAGAAAGAGAACGGACAGAGATGACATGACGACTATACTT AGTTTCTTTATTGCTATTGGTGCAATCGTAATGGCAACCTTTTCAACTGGGACAGATTCAAACTCTTTTCAG TTAAAAAAAAATGAGGTTCAATCTGCAGATGATGCACCTTATAACTATGCAACATTCCACTTCATATTCTCAATGGGATCTATGTACTTTGCAATGTTGTTCATTAACTGGCAACTAAACCAACCAACCAAAAA ATGGAGCATTGACGTTGGCTGGGTTAGTACATGGATTAAAATTGCCAATGAATGTCTTGCTGCCAGCATATACT TGTGGAAACTGATGTACCCTCTCATTATGAAGGGAACAGCCATAAGTCATGAAGAATTTGTGCAGAATGCAAACAATTCAGTATGA